Proteins encoded in a region of the Vicinamibacteria bacterium genome:
- a CDS encoding MerR family transcriptional regulator, whose translation MDERFGIENLAELGGVTRRTIRYYVQERLLPPPLGVGRGRHYGPVHLERLLFVKSLQEEGLPLAEIRRRVLEPNSAEEASDLSRISRASWTRLTLLPGVELHVAGDVRLPPPSKLGELSEWCRRHFRRKEDVDGND comes from the coding sequence ATGGACGAGCGCTTCGGGATCGAGAACCTGGCCGAGCTCGGAGGAGTGACGCGCCGCACCATCCGCTACTACGTGCAGGAGCGGCTGCTTCCGCCGCCGCTTGGCGTGGGCCGCGGACGACACTACGGCCCGGTGCACTTGGAGCGCCTCCTCTTCGTCAAGTCCCTTCAAGAGGAGGGACTGCCTCTTGCGGAAATCCGGCGGCGGGTCCTGGAGCCGAACTCAGCGGAAGAGGCCTCGGACCTGTCCCGGATCTCTCGAGCGTCGTGGACGCGGCTCACGCTCCTCCCCGGCGTGGAGCTGCACGTCGCGGGCGACGTCCGGCTGCCGCCGCCTTCGAAGCTCGGGGAGCTGTCTGAGTGGTGCCGGCGGCACTTCCGCCGGAAGGAGGACGTTGATGGCAACGACTGA